The Sporocytophaga myxococcoides DSM 11118 genome segment AATAAGATTTATTGCAGGTCCGGAAGTTTACTTTTTGATTGGGGATAACGCTGCTTTTGTAACAGGAGTCTGGTTTTCTTCAAGAAGGGTAGGGATCAAATATGTAGGAGCTGGAACAACAACTAAAGAAACCTATAATCTTCAATATATTGCACTTCCTGCATATTTGAAGTTGTACACTAATGAGATTGCAACAGACATGAAGGTATATTTTAATGTTGGAGGCTCTTTTGATATTAAAATAAAGGACAACAATATTAAAACAGATTTGTCGGATCCTTATATCACCAAGTGGAGACCTATTGATGCAAGTATTCTTTTAGGAACAGGTATACAATTGCAAATGGGAGAAAGTACTTACCTTCTTGCTGGTATTAGCTATAACAGAGGATTGGTCAATGCTGCTTCAAAAAGGAGATTTGATCTTACTGATGTAAATGGAAATCCTATAGATCCCAAATTAAAAATTAACACTGATTTGATTTCTCTTGATCTTGGCTTGAGATTCTAAGAAATAGAAATAAAAAATCCTGAATGAACAGGGGGAAGAAATCAAACAATTTCGATTTCTTCTCCCTGTTCGTTTTTAAACTTAAATTCAGTAATTCCGAGAGAAGTATCTTTCTCCATTCTTATCCACCTCTGATATTTGAAGAACCATTTTACCCTACGGGACATAATTCCTTGGGTAAAATAAGCATGTAAATATGGGTGTAATGCAATACGAATATGTTTTTCGTTTTGCTTGTTAATGATGTATTCCAGATTGTTTTCCAGTTGGTCGGAAACGAGAATGCTGGCAGTAATTTTCCCGGTACCGTTACAAGTTGGGCAGGTTTCCAGGGTGCTTATGTTCATCTCAGGTCTTACTCTTTGACGAGTAATCTGCATAAGACCAAATTTAGATAGAGGAAGAATAACAAATTTAGCTCTGTCGTCCTTCATCTCTTCCCTCATTTTTTCATAGACAATTCTTCTGTTATCAGCTTTCTTCATGTCTATGAAATCTACCACAATGATACCACCCATATCTCTTAGTCTAAGCTGACGTCCGATTTCTTTGGCGGCTTCAAGGTTAACGGCAAGTGCAGTATTTTCCTGATCGCTTTCCGCATTGGATTTATTCCCGCTGTTCACGTCAATGACGTGGAGTGCTTCGGTATGTTCTATGATGAGGTATCCTCCGCCAGGCAAGCTGACCGATTTTCCGAATAGGCTTTTCAGTTGTTTTTCAATTCCTGCGGCTTCAAATAACTTAACTTTTCCCTGATGCAGTTTTACTATTTTCTCTTTATCCGGCGCGATAGTCTTGATAAAATTTCTGATTTCATCATAGCTTTCTTTGCTATCAATGGAAATAGTATCAAAGCTTTCATTCAGCATGTCCCTCAAAATAGAAGAAGCTCTGCTCAATTCGCCAATAACCAGATCTCTGGGTTTGGCAGTTTTCAGGGCTTTAAATCCATCTTCCCACTTTTTAACAAGCGTTCTAAGATCTCTGTCAAGTTCGGCAACATCTTTTCCTTCCGCAACAGTTCTAATAATAACGCCGAAGTTTTCGGGTTTAATAGAAGTTACAAGTCTGGTAAGTCGGAGTCTTTCGTCTTTTTCGGTGATTTTTTTAGAGACGCTGATTACATCAGAGAAGGGGACAAGCACAATGTATCTTCCAGCAAGAGAAATTTCACAAGACAAT includes the following:
- a CDS encoding porin family protein, translated to MKKAFLLCCILLLSITSYSQVKLGLKFAPGFSFNRVSADDKAGVDFKKNGLGIRFIAGPEVYFLIGDNAAFVTGVWFSSRRVGIKYVGAGTTTKETYNLQYIALPAYLKLYTNEIATDMKVYFNVGGSFDIKIKDNNIKTDLSDPYITKWRPIDASILLGTGIQLQMGESTYLLAGISYNRGLVNAASKRRFDLTDVNGNPIDPKLKINTDLISLDLGLRF
- a CDS encoding Rne/Rng family ribonuclease, with the protein product MSNELLINVTQKGNRIALLKDKRLIECHFESSGHQFNVGDIYLGTVKKLVPGLNAAFIDLGYEKDAFLHYLDLGPQFKSLTKYSKFVQTNSKATSKLNKFNLEKDIPKDGKISQVLTKNQQILVQVVKEPISSKGPRLSCEISLAGRYIVLVPFSDVISVSKKITEKDERLRLTRLVTSIKPENFGVIIRTVAEGKDVAELDRDLRTLVKKWEDGFKALKTAKPRDLVIGELSRASSILRDMLNESFDTISIDSKESYDEIRNFIKTIAPDKEKIVKLHQGKVKLFEAAGIEKQLKSLFGKSVSLPGGGYLIIEHTEALHVIDVNSGNKSNAESDQENTALAVNLEAAKEIGRQLRLRDMGGIIVVDFIDMKKADNRRIVYEKMREEMKDDRAKFVILPLSKFGLMQITRQRVRPEMNISTLETCPTCNGTGKITASILVSDQLENNLEYIINKQNEKHIRIALHPYLHAYFTQGIMSRRVKWFFKYQRWIRMEKDTSLGITEFKFKNEQGEEIEIV